A window of the Actinobacillus genomosp. 1 genome harbors these coding sequences:
- the msrP gene encoding protein-methionine-sulfoxide reductase catalytic subunit MsrP: MNRLTAYDVTPETIFNQRRKIIKAMGLGAAALGLPNIGLTAEKSDQLKALNFKDAPKSDLLLTPENKVTGYNNFYEFGVDKASPAKFAKDFKTDPWSLEIAGEVENPFVLNHTQLFNTFPLEERIYRFRCVEAWSMVIPWIGFELARLVEMAKPTGKAKFVIFHTLHDPEQMPGQKNKFFGGGIDYPYVEALTLEEAMNPLTLLSVGLYGKMLPPQNGAPIRLVVPWKYGFKSIKSIVKITFSETRPRTTWEKLAPHEYGFYANVNPNVDHPRWSQASERVIGSGGLLAVKRQDTLMFNGYEKEVAHLYKGLDLKVNF; this comes from the coding sequence ATGAACAGATTAACCGCTTATGACGTTACCCCTGAAACTATTTTCAATCAACGTCGCAAAATTATTAAAGCAATGGGGCTTGGTGCGGCGGCACTCGGTTTACCGAATATTGGACTTACCGCAGAGAAATCCGACCAGCTGAAAGCTCTTAATTTTAAAGACGCACCGAAGAGCGATTTATTACTTACTCCGGAAAATAAAGTAACCGGCTATAACAATTTCTACGAATTTGGCGTAGATAAAGCGTCGCCTGCCAAATTTGCAAAAGACTTCAAAACAGATCCTTGGTCATTAGAGATTGCCGGTGAAGTGGAAAATCCTTTTGTGCTTAACCACACACAATTGTTTAATACTTTTCCGTTAGAGGAGCGTATCTATCGTTTCCGCTGTGTTGAAGCGTGGTCAATGGTAATTCCGTGGATTGGCTTTGAGTTAGCGCGTTTAGTTGAAATGGCAAAGCCGACCGGTAAAGCAAAATTTGTCATCTTCCATACTCTGCATGATCCTGAGCAAATGCCGGGGCAGAAAAATAAATTTTTCGGTGGCGGTATTGATTATCCGTATGTAGAGGCATTAACTCTTGAAGAAGCGATGAATCCGCTTACCTTACTTTCGGTCGGGCTATATGGAAAAATGCTACCGCCGCAAAACGGTGCGCCGATTCGCTTGGTTGTACCGTGGAAATACGGTTTCAAAAGTATTAAATCTATTGTGAAAATTACCTTCTCGGAAACTCGTCCTCGCACCACTTGGGAAAAACTTGCACCGCATGAATACGGCTTTTACGCTAACGTGAATCCTAACGTAGATCATCCTCGTTGGTCACAAGCATCCGAGCGTGTCATCGGTAGCGGAGGATTACTTGCGGTAAAACGTCAGGATACTTTGATGTTTAACGGTTATGAGAAAGAGGTTGCTCACCTTTATAAAGGTTTGGATTTGAAGGTAAACTTCTAA
- the cas2 gene encoding CRISPR-associated endonuclease Cas2, giving the protein MQYLIGYDIGNEKRLQQAYRTVIQFAMPLQYSLFLFEGTKKGLDEVLERLLKVVNLKEDDLRVYPLQNQDNKYWNLGKCILPEGIFISSISFQ; this is encoded by the coding sequence ATGCAATATTTAATTGGTTACGATATTGGTAATGAAAAACGTTTACAACAGGCTTATCGCACGGTTATTCAATTTGCGATGCCGTTACAATATAGCTTATTCTTGTTTGAGGGAACAAAAAAGGGACTAGATGAGGTATTGGAACGATTGCTGAAAGTGGTCAACCTAAAGGAAGATGATTTACGGGTTTATCCCTTGCAAAATCAAGATAACAAATATTGGAATTTAGGGAAATGTATATTGCCGGAGGGGATATTTATAAGCTCAATTAGCTTTCAATAA
- a CDS encoding protein-methionine-sulfoxide reductase heme-binding subunit MsrQ — MLSILRTIIHLACVVPLIWVGFVLSSDDPEILGADPSKDLIHFLGYTAIIIFCVMFLLGILLQILNKNQYQILRRPLGLWAFVWALLHVCGYLVLELGLDFSLFLSEVVQRPYLILGAIAFVILLAMSVTSIPFIKQALGKKWFSVHQFAYVAIVAAAVHYYWSVKGLTLGPITIGIMVAVIVAWKYAGNQLLAYLK; from the coding sequence ATGTTATCGATATTAAGAACAATAATTCATCTAGCTTGTGTTGTACCGCTGATATGGGTCGGTTTTGTTTTATCAAGTGACGATCCCGAAATTCTCGGTGCCGATCCAAGTAAAGATTTGATTCATTTTCTAGGCTATACCGCCATTATTATTTTCTGTGTGATGTTTTTATTAGGTATTTTGCTCCAAATATTGAATAAAAACCAATATCAGATTTTACGCCGCCCGCTTGGACTGTGGGCATTTGTGTGGGCATTACTGCATGTATGCGGTTATTTAGTGTTAGAACTTGGTTTGGATTTTTCTTTATTTTTAAGTGAAGTCGTCCAACGACCTTATCTTATCCTAGGTGCGATTGCATTTGTTATTCTATTGGCAATGTCCGTAACGTCTATTCCGTTTATTAAACAGGCGTTAGGTAAAAAATGGTTTAGCGTGCACCAATTCGCTTACGTTGCGATTGTGGCGGCCGCCGTTCATTATTATTGGTCTGTAAAAGGTTTGACTCTAGGACCGATTACCATCGGGATAATGGTTGCGGTTATTGTCGCTTGGAAATATGCAGGAAATCAGTTGTTAGCTTATCTGAAGTGA
- the cas1 gene encoding CRISPR-associated endonuclease Cas1, with product MATLYIDRRCTELKLDGEVLIGYEQGERIATIPLAPLDRLYIKGDISLQASLLAKLGEKKIGVIFLQGRKNIPMLFMPQPHNDAERRIKQFRLSQDPAFSLQVAKYIVSLKLLSQKAILVRFAKIYTDVKTLLSEFEQIMAQIVEQHSISALRGIEGKAATIYFSALALLLPRDLNFNGRNRRPPRDPFNAMLSLGYTLLHSEAVLALYGVGLEPYVGFYHSLDYGRESLACDVMEVLRPQFDEWLLDAFQQAVFSAQDFTIHNIEGCHINKEQRILFYSEFEKVAEKFRKSLNAQCSELVKMIREYELGYKPQQRKDIQVEISPIESQHFEDNYFRQVLS from the coding sequence ATGGCAACTTTATATATTGACAGACGCTGTACGGAATTAAAATTGGACGGAGAAGTATTGATTGGTTATGAACAGGGAGAGCGAATTGCAACTATACCACTTGCTCCATTAGATAGATTATATATAAAAGGGGATATTTCTCTACAGGCATCATTACTGGCAAAATTGGGCGAGAAAAAGATAGGCGTGATCTTTTTACAAGGCAGAAAGAATATTCCTATGTTATTTATGCCACAACCACATAATGATGCGGAAAGACGTATTAAACAATTCCGACTCTCGCAAGATCCTGCCTTTTCCCTACAAGTCGCTAAATATATCGTTTCTTTAAAGCTACTTTCTCAAAAAGCCATTTTAGTCCGTTTTGCCAAAATTTATACAGATGTAAAAACCTTATTAAGTGAGTTTGAGCAAATAATGGCTCAAATTGTTGAACAGCACTCAATCTCCGCTTTACGAGGTATTGAAGGAAAAGCTGCTACTATCTATTTTTCAGCTTTGGCGTTATTACTACCTCGTGATTTAAATTTTAACGGACGTAACCGCCGCCCTCCACGCGATCCTTTTAATGCAATGTTATCACTAGGCTATACCTTATTACATTCTGAAGCGGTTTTAGCACTTTATGGTGTCGGCTTAGAGCCTTATGTCGGCTTTTATCACAGTTTAGATTATGGTCGAGAATCACTTGCTTGTGATGTGATGGAAGTGTTACGTCCACAATTTGATGAATGGTTATTAGATGCGTTTCAACAAGCAGTTTTTTCAGCACAAGATTTTACGATTCATAATATTGAAGGATGTCATATTAATAAAGAACAACGGATTTTATTTTATAGTGAGTTTGAAAAGGTTGCAGAAAAATTTCGTAAGTCACTTAATGCCCAATGCTCTGAATTAGTAAAAATGATTAGGGAGTATGAGCTTGGTTATAAACCGCAACAAAGAAAAGATATTCAGGTTGAAATATCGCCTATAGAATCTCAACATTTTGAAGACAATTATTTTAGACAGGTTTTATCGTGA
- a CDS encoding type II toxin-antitoxin system RelE/ParE family toxin, with protein MKFDYNIIWYDVAEKKLFNQVSYILEKSQNLLIAEQFYDAIKSEVDKLSYTADVYTLRKKKEISILNGKYQVKFLIGIKNVYIVDFKSTRQNTY; from the coding sequence ATGAAATTTGATTACAATATCATTTGGTATGATGTTGCAGAAAAGAAACTATTTAATCAGGTGAGTTACATTCTAGAAAAATCACAAAATTTACTTATTGCCGAGCAGTTTTATGATGCCATAAAAAGTGAGGTAGATAAATTGAGCTATACAGCGGATGTATATACCTTACGTAAAAAGAAAGAAATTTCAATTTTAAATGGCAAATATCAGGTTAAGTTCCTGATTGGTATTAAAAATGTCTATATTGTGGATTTTAAATCAACACGACAAAATACTTATTAA
- a CDS encoding zf-HC2 domain-containing protein, giving the protein MNCEHASELISLSCEKKLKVKESVQLQVHLWLCPKCRYFKQNNDKLRKMLHEYCQQDKDNLK; this is encoded by the coding sequence ATGAATTGTGAGCATGCCTCAGAATTAATTTCACTTAGCTGCGAAAAAAAACTTAAAGTTAAAGAGAGTGTCCAGCTTCAAGTTCATTTATGGCTTTGCCCGAAATGTCGCTATTTTAAACAAAATAACGACAAATTACGTAAAATGCTACACGAATACTGCCAGCAAGATAAAGATAATTTAAAGTAA
- the proS gene encoding proline--tRNA ligase, translating to MRTSQYLFSTLKETPNDAQVVSHQLMLRAGMIRPMASGLYNWLPSGIKVLKKVENIIREEMNKGGAIEVLMPVVQPAELWQESGRWNDYGAELLRFVDRGSRDFVLGPTHEEVITDLVRREVSSYKQLPLNLYQIQTKFRDEVRPRFGVMRSREFVMKDAYSFHVDKASLQETYDVMYQVYSNIFTRLGLDFRAVQADTGSIGGSASHEFQVLASSGEDDVVFSTESDFAANIELAEAVAVGERQAPTAEMQLVDTPNAKTINELVEQFNLPVEKTVKTLIVKGATEEQPLVALVLRGDHELNEIKAQKHPLVADPLEFADEAEIKAKIGAGVGSLGVVNLNIPAIIDRSVAVMSDFGCGANIDGKHYFNVNWERDAAMPEVADLRNVVEGDPSPDGKGVLQIKRGIEVGHIFQLGTKYSEAMKATVQGEDGKPLVMTMGCYGIGVTRVVAAAIEQHHDDRGIIWPSDEIAPFTVAIVPMNMHKSESVQQFSEELYRSLKAQGVDVIFDDRKERPGVMFADMELIGVPHMVVIGEKNLATGEIEYKNRRTGEKQMIAKDQLLAFLKENVKA from the coding sequence ATGCGTACAAGTCAGTATTTATTTTCGACCCTTAAAGAAACGCCGAACGATGCACAGGTGGTGAGCCATCAATTAATGCTACGTGCCGGTATGATTCGTCCGATGGCTTCAGGTTTATATAACTGGTTGCCGAGCGGAATCAAGGTGTTGAAAAAAGTAGAAAACATTATTCGTGAAGAAATGAATAAAGGTGGTGCTATCGAGGTGTTAATGCCTGTGGTGCAACCGGCGGAATTATGGCAAGAATCAGGTCGTTGGAACGATTACGGTGCGGAATTATTGCGTTTTGTTGATCGTGGTAGCCGTGATTTCGTGTTAGGCCCGACTCACGAAGAAGTAATCACCGACTTAGTTCGCCGTGAAGTGTCGTCTTACAAACAACTTCCGTTAAATTTATACCAAATCCAAACTAAATTCCGTGATGAAGTGCGTCCGCGTTTCGGTGTGATGCGTTCACGTGAGTTCGTGATGAAAGATGCGTATTCTTTCCACGTGGATAAAGCGTCATTACAAGAAACTTATGATGTGATGTACCAAGTGTACAGCAATATTTTCACTCGCTTAGGCTTAGATTTCCGTGCGGTGCAAGCGGATACGGGTTCAATCGGTGGTTCGGCTTCACACGAATTCCAAGTGTTAGCATCAAGCGGTGAAGACGATGTGGTGTTCTCAACCGAATCGGATTTCGCAGCGAATATCGAATTAGCGGAAGCGGTAGCCGTAGGCGAACGTCAAGCACCGACGGCAGAAATGCAATTAGTCGATACGCCGAATGCGAAAACGATTAACGAATTAGTTGAGCAATTCAATTTACCGGTTGAAAAAACGGTAAAAACTTTAATCGTAAAAGGCGCAACCGAAGAACAACCGCTTGTAGCATTAGTGTTGCGTGGTGACCATGAATTAAACGAAATCAAAGCACAAAAACATCCGTTAGTGGCTGATCCGCTTGAATTTGCAGATGAAGCGGAAATCAAAGCGAAAATCGGTGCGGGCGTGGGTTCACTTGGTGTGGTAAATCTGAATATTCCGGCGATTATCGACCGTTCAGTAGCGGTTATGTCAGATTTTGGTTGTGGTGCAAACATTGACGGGAAACATTATTTCAATGTGAACTGGGAACGTGATGCGGCAATGCCGGAAGTGGCGGATTTACGTAACGTGGTAGAAGGCGATCCAAGCCCGGACGGTAAAGGTGTGTTACAAATTAAACGTGGTATTGAAGTTGGTCATATTTTCCAACTTGGTACCAAATACTCGGAAGCAATGAAAGCGACCGTTCAAGGTGAAGATGGTAAACCGCTTGTGATGACCATGGGTTGCTATGGTATCGGTGTAACACGTGTGGTTGCAGCAGCAATCGAACAGCACCACGATGATCGCGGTATTATTTGGCCGTCAGATGAAATCGCACCGTTCACCGTAGCAATCGTGCCGATGAATATGCATAAATCGGAAAGCGTGCAACAATTCTCGGAAGAATTGTATCGCAGCTTAAAAGCTCAAGGTGTGGATGTGATTTTCGATGATCGTAAAGAGCGTCCGGGTGTGATGTTTGCCGATATGGAATTAATCGGTGTACCGCATATGGTCGTTATCGGTGAGAAAAATCTTGCAACCGGTGAAATTGAATACAAAAACCGCCGTACTGGTGAGAAACAAATGATTGCCAAAGATCAGCTTTTAGCTTTCTTAAAAGAAAATGTGAAAGCATAA
- a CDS encoding sigma-70 family RNA polymerase sigma factor produces the protein MSEIEQLSSITPQRIEEIRLQMVKFATLQLKDPDLAEDVVQESLASAYKNAHSFRGQAALKTWIFAILKNKIIDLIKYRKRTVNVSDLIEEESPNQFFDHTGYWSSDTYEPKEWEDVGQITYKKEFWAIFDICLNKLPAQQARVFMMREHLDMGSEQICLECEISTANLHVILHRARLQLQACLAKNWFEGEK, from the coding sequence ATGTCAGAAATTGAACAATTAAGCTCCATTACACCGCAACGAATCGAAGAAATTCGTTTACAAATGGTTAAATTCGCCACTTTACAATTAAAAGATCCAGATTTAGCGGAAGATGTCGTACAAGAATCGCTTGCCAGCGCATATAAGAACGCTCATTCGTTCCGAGGACAAGCGGCACTAAAAACTTGGATTTTTGCTATTTTAAAAAATAAAATTATTGATTTAATTAAATATAGAAAACGGACGGTTAATGTTTCGGACTTAATTGAAGAAGAAAGTCCCAATCAATTTTTCGATCATACCGGATATTGGTCATCCGACACTTATGAGCCTAAAGAATGGGAAGATGTCGGACAAATTACTTATAAGAAAGAATTTTGGGCGATCTTCGACATTTGTTTAAATAAGTTGCCCGCACAACAGGCACGTGTTTTTATGATGCGCGAACATTTAGATATGGGGAGCGAACAAATTTGCTTAGAATGTGAAATTAGTACCGCTAATTTACATGTTATTTTGCATAGAGCTAGGCTACAGCTACAGGCTTGTTTAGCAAAAAATTGGTTTGAAGGAGAAAAATAA
- a CDS encoding YkvA family protein: MSKLVNKQNANHQYQLKRHMPKQDYSNADLWSKICNYAMEAGREVIEKVLILYYVVNDKNTPLKAKTIIWSALGYFILPIDVIPDTIPVVGFSDDLTALTAALTSVAIYTHQVHIRQAKIKMKEWFN; encoded by the coding sequence ATGTCAAAATTAGTAAATAAACAAAATGCAAATCATCAATATCAATTAAAACGTCATATGCCAAAACAAGATTATTCAAACGCTGATTTATGGTCCAAAATTTGTAATTATGCTATGGAGGCAGGGCGAGAAGTGATAGAAAAAGTATTAATCCTCTATTATGTAGTTAATGATAAAAATACGCCATTGAAAGCTAAAACAATTATTTGGTCTGCTCTCGGATACTTTATTTTACCGATAGATGTGATTCCGGACACCATTCCTGTTGTGGGTTTTAGTGATGACCTTACAGCACTTACAGCGGCATTAACTTCGGTTGCAATTTATACTCATCAGGTGCATATACGACAGGCAAAAATAAAGATGAAAGAATGGTTTAATTAA
- the recG gene encoding ATP-dependent DNA helicase RecG, with translation MSEQLLDGVPLTALSGVGAAIAEKLSRIGINNVQDLLFHLPYRYEDRTRITPIIDVRPESFSTIEGIVQLTEVQFGRRPILSTVLSDGTSKITLKFFNFNAGMKNSLTAGTRVKAFGEIKRGRFMAEIHHPEYQIIRNNQPLELAETLTPIYSTTEGLKQNSLRKLTEQALALLDKIKVGELLPDEYNPHKYSLKEALQLLHRPPPDISAEQLEKGEHPAQKRLIFEELLAHNLAMQQVRVGVNQLTATPLCYQTDLKSRFLASLPFKPTNAQSRVTADIEQDLAKSSPMMRLVQGDVGSGKTLVAALAALLAIDNGKQVALMAPTEILAEQHANNFANWLRPFGIEVGWLAGKVKGKARTAQREAIKNGEVQMIIGTHALFQESVEFHNLALVIIDEQHRFGVHQRLTLREKGAKDGIYPHQLIMTATPIPRTLAMTVYADLDTSIIDELPPGRTPITTVAISEDRRDEIVRRVYAACKNEKRQAYWVCTLIDESEVLEAQAAAAIAEDLQRALPDLRIGLVHGRMKPQEKQEIMAEFKAANIDLLVATTVIEVGVDVPNASLMIIENSERLGLAQLHQLRGRVGRGATASHCVLLYKPPLGKISSKRLQVLRDSQDGFYIAEKDLEIRGTGEILGTKQTGMAEFKVANLMRDRKMIPLVQNYAKQIIQQNPPLAEALIHRWLGERTEYSNA, from the coding sequence ATGAGCGAACAATTACTAGACGGTGTGCCACTTACCGCCCTTTCCGGGGTGGGTGCGGCGATTGCGGAAAAACTTAGCCGAATCGGCATTAATAACGTGCAAGATCTGTTATTTCATTTGCCTTATCGCTATGAAGATCGTACTCGAATTACACCGATTATCGATGTGCGTCCGGAAAGTTTTTCAACTATCGAAGGCATCGTGCAACTTACCGAAGTGCAATTCGGTCGCCGCCCGATTTTGTCCACCGTACTTTCTGACGGCACCAGTAAAATTACGCTGAAATTCTTCAATTTTAATGCGGGAATGAAAAACAGCCTGACCGCCGGCACACGTGTAAAAGCTTTTGGCGAAATCAAACGTGGGCGTTTTATGGCGGAAATTCATCACCCCGAATATCAAATTATTCGCAATAATCAACCGCTTGAACTTGCCGAAACTTTAACGCCGATTTACTCCACCACAGAAGGTTTAAAGCAAAATTCGTTACGTAAACTCACCGAGCAAGCATTAGCGTTATTAGATAAAATCAAAGTCGGTGAACTGTTGCCGGACGAATACAATCCGCATAAATACAGCTTAAAAGAAGCGTTGCAATTATTACACCGCCCGCCACCGGATATTTCTGCCGAACAGTTGGAAAAAGGTGAGCATCCGGCACAAAAACGGCTGATTTTTGAAGAATTACTGGCGCACAACTTAGCAATGCAGCAAGTACGAGTCGGAGTCAATCAGCTTACTGCTACACCGCTATGTTATCAAACCGATCTCAAAAGTCGCTTTTTGGCGAGCTTGCCGTTTAAACCGACCAACGCCCAAAGCCGTGTGACGGCGGATATCGAGCAAGATTTAGCCAAATCCTCACCAATGATGCGATTAGTACAAGGCGATGTCGGATCGGGCAAAACTTTAGTTGCTGCGCTTGCCGCCCTGCTTGCGATTGATAACGGTAAACAAGTGGCATTAATGGCACCGACTGAAATCCTCGCTGAACAGCACGCCAATAACTTTGCCAACTGGCTACGCCCGTTCGGTATTGAGGTCGGCTGGCTTGCCGGTAAAGTAAAAGGCAAAGCTCGCACCGCACAACGGGAAGCAATTAAAAACGGCGAGGTGCAGATGATTATCGGCACGCACGCCCTCTTCCAAGAAAGTGTGGAGTTTCATAACCTCGCATTAGTGATTATTGATGAACAACACCGTTTCGGTGTACATCAACGCTTAACCCTACGTGAAAAAGGGGCAAAAGACGGCATTTATCCGCACCAGCTGATTATGACAGCTACACCAATTCCTCGTACTTTAGCGATGACGGTCTATGCTGATCTGGATACTTCGATTATTGATGAGCTACCACCGGGGAGAACACCAATTACCACTGTGGCGATTTCAGAAGATAGACGAGATGAAATCGTCCGTCGTGTGTACGCCGCCTGTAAAAATGAAAAACGCCAAGCCTATTGGGTTTGTACATTAATTGATGAATCGGAAGTCTTGGAAGCACAAGCAGCGGCAGCGATTGCCGAAGATTTACAACGAGCGTTACCGGACTTACGTATCGGCTTGGTACACGGACGCATGAAACCGCAAGAAAAGCAAGAAATTATGGCTGAATTTAAAGCGGCAAATATTGATTTATTGGTTGCCACAACGGTAATTGAAGTCGGCGTTGATGTGCCGAATGCCAGCCTAATGATTATCGAGAACTCCGAACGTTTAGGACTTGCTCAACTACATCAGTTACGTGGACGTGTCGGACGTGGGGCAACCGCTTCGCATTGCGTATTACTTTATAAACCGCCGCTTGGCAAAATTTCGAGTAAACGCTTACAAGTGTTGCGTGACAGTCAAGACGGTTTCTATATTGCCGAGAAGGATTTAGAAATTCGTGGCACGGGTGAAATTCTCGGCACCAAACAAACCGGTATGGCGGAATTTAAAGTAGCGAATTTAATGCGAGATCGCAAAATGATTCCACTAGTACAAAACTATGCCAAGCAAATTATTCAGCAAAATCCACCGCTTGCAGAAGCGCTGATTCACCGCTGGCTTGGCGAGCGTACCGAATATAGTAATGCTTAA
- the rpoH gene encoding RNA polymerase sigma factor RpoH, with product MKKFDEHEIEDAEIIEPDEVEVLDDDNQPTEAMHPALVQGGMPVPQGNLDSYIRMANQYPILTAEQEKELAERYYYDEDVEAAKQLILSHMRFVIHIARGYLGYGLPLADLIQEGNIGLMKAVKRFDPNVGVRLVSFAVHWVKAEIHEYVLKNWRIVKVATTKAQRKLFFNLRKNKNRLAWFNEEEIQKVAEDLGVSPEEVREMESRMTGQDLGFDLPVGEDDDEAYTPSMYLEDNSSNFADDLEDDQYNGQATAQLAYALSILDERSQDIIKTRWLDEEKATLQDLADKYGISAERVRQLENAALKKIKDAITFE from the coding sequence ATGAAGAAATTTGATGAACATGAAATTGAAGATGCGGAGATTATTGAACCGGATGAAGTAGAAGTTCTGGACGATGATAATCAACCGACTGAAGCAATGCATCCTGCTTTAGTACAAGGCGGAATGCCGGTACCGCAAGGTAATCTCGACAGCTATATTCGTATGGCAAATCAATATCCGATTTTAACCGCTGAGCAAGAAAAAGAATTAGCCGAGCGTTATTACTATGATGAAGATGTTGAAGCGGCAAAACAGTTAATTTTATCGCATATGCGTTTTGTAATTCATATCGCTAGAGGCTATTTGGGATATGGTTTACCGCTTGCTGATTTAATCCAAGAAGGCAATATCGGTTTAATGAAAGCGGTAAAACGCTTTGATCCGAATGTTGGTGTACGACTGGTTTCTTTTGCAGTACATTGGGTAAAAGCGGAAATTCATGAATACGTATTAAAAAACTGGCGTATCGTAAAAGTGGCGACAACTAAAGCACAACGTAAGCTCTTTTTCAATTTACGTAAAAATAAAAACCGCTTAGCTTGGTTCAATGAGGAGGAAATCCAAAAAGTCGCTGAAGATTTAGGTGTTTCTCCTGAAGAAGTACGTGAAATGGAATCTCGTATGACAGGACAAGACTTAGGGTTCGATTTACCGGTTGGCGAAGATGACGATGAAGCCTACACACCGTCAATGTATTTAGAAGATAACAGTTCTAACTTTGCCGATGATTTGGAAGACGACCAATATAACGGACAAGCTACGGCACAATTAGCCTATGCACTTTCGATACTAGATGAACGTAGCCAAGACATTATCAAAACCCGTTGGTTAGATGAAGAAAAAGCGACCTTACAAGATTTAGCCGACAAATACGGTATCTCCGCCGAACGTGTCCGCCAGCTCGAAAATGCGGCATTGAAGAAAATCAAAGATGCGATAACCTTTGAATAG
- the cas2 gene encoding CRISPR-associated endonuclease Cas2 gives MGQPRIRYLVAYDIACSKRRYRIHKTLSAYAIGGQKSFYECWLTAKELLQFKQQLSELMDCSADRLLIFQLPKDTKPMLFGTAKLLTLDQPFLIV, from the coding sequence ATGGGGCAACCACGTATTCGTTATTTAGTGGCATACGATATTGCTTGTTCGAAACGGCGTTACCGTATCCATAAAACACTTTCCGCTTATGCCATAGGTGGACAAAAGTCATTTTATGAATGTTGGTTAACTGCCAAGGAATTATTGCAATTTAAGCAACAGCTATCTGAGCTGATGGATTGTTCGGCGGATCGATTGCTGATTTTCCAATTACCGAAAGATACTAAACCGATGTTATTCGGCACGGCAAAATTACTCACTTTGGATCAGCCGTTTTTAATTGTCTAG